The Geothermobacter hydrogeniphilus genome segment GCCCGCCAGGCCGTAAAGGCTTCCTCGCGCGGGCGAATCGGGGTGGTTGGAACCGAGGGGACGGTTCGCAGTATGGCCTACAACAAGGCGATTTTGCGGGCCAATCCACTCGCCAGAGTGGTGAGTGCTGCCTGCCCGCTGTTTGTTCCCCTGGCTGAAGAAGGCTGGGCCGGCCACCGGGTGGCACGGATTACCGCTGAAGAATACCTGGAGCCCCTTTGTCGGGAAGGGATCGATACCCTGGTGCTCGGCTGTACTCACTATCCGTTGCTCAAGCCGGTTCTGTCGGAGCTGCTGGGCACGGAAACAGTCCTGGTCGACTCGGCGGCGGCAACTGCCGTTGCAGTGCGCGACCTGCTCAGGGAGCGGAATCTCTCCTGTCGGAGTGGCCGGGGCGGGGTACATTTCCATGTGACCGATCTGCCCGATCGCTTCTGTCGCGTCGGCAGCGCGTTTCTCGGTGCCGAGCTGACGGGAGTCGAGCAGGTTGAGCTTGGCGGAGGTGTTCAATCGTCCGCCGTCGGGGACGAACGTCTGATGGTTGAAGCTG includes the following:
- the murI gene encoding glutamate racemase — its product is MVQRPIGIFDSGIGGLTVLKEAMRLLPEERFVYLGDTARVPYGTKSPATVIGYAEQAAGFLVSRGVKLLVVACNTASAVALPHLAACFQLPVVGVIEPGARQAVKASSRGRIGVVGTEGTVRSMAYNKAILRANPLARVVSAACPLFVPLAEEGWAGHRVARITAEEYLEPLCREGIDTLVLGCTHYPLLKPVLSELLGTETVLVDSAAATAVAVRDLLRERNLSCRSGRGGVHFHVTDLPDRFCRVGSAFLGAELTGVEQVELGGGVQSSAVGDERLMVEAGGVV